From the genome of Synergistaceae bacterium:
CGTTCGCCAACGTCGTCACCCGGTACTTCATCTTCTACGCGCTGGCCTTCACCGAGGAGGTCACCATCAACCTGTTCGTCTGGCTCGTGATGCTGGGGACCGCCATAGCCTTCAAGAAAGGGGCCAACCTCAGCATGACCTTCGTCTACGACAAGCTTCCCGCCAGGGGGAGGAAGCTCTGCTTCTTCTCGTCCACCGCCCTGTCCCTGGCCTTCTTCGCTCTGCTGGCCTACCTGGGGTACGTGCAGGTCTCCGACGAGATCGCCCTGTCCGTGACCTCTCCGTCGCTCGCCTTGCCGGTGTGGTGGTACACGATCTCTCTGCCCGTATTCTCGGCCCTGATATTCATCCGCATCCTTCAGGCGGCGATAGAGACAGTACGAAGCGACGGCTTCCAGGGGGGGTACT
Proteins encoded in this window:
- a CDS encoding TRAP transporter small permease yields the protein FANVVTRYFIFYALAFTEEVTINLFVWLVMLGTAIAFKKGANLSMTFVYDKLPARGRKLCFFSSTALSLAFFALLAYLGYVQVSDEIALSVTSPSLALPVWWYTISLPVFSALIFIRILQAAIETVRSDGFQGGY